From a region of the Gemmatimonadales bacterium genome:
- a CDS encoding ECF-type sigma factor: MEVPGDRAEHRLDPGNPGVIIRDRETLDRVFSLAYEELRRLASAIRRDDPDASLTPTALVNEAWLKLSRSPEIAATSPLHFKRIAARAMRQVLVEAARRRTARKRGGSDAVFVTFDDSLGAPDRGADELLALDAALDTLAAIEPRQAAMVESRFFGGLDVRSTADLLGVSEATVLRDWRAARAWLARELRTA, translated from the coding sequence ATGGAAGTACCCGGCGATCGCGCGGAGCACCGGCTCGACCCCGGGAACCCCGGCGTGATAATCCGTGATCGGGAAACGCTCGATCGGGTCTTTTCCCTCGCATACGAAGAACTTCGTCGGCTTGCATCGGCTATCCGCCGCGACGACCCCGACGCATCGCTCACGCCGACCGCGCTGGTCAACGAGGCGTGGCTCAAGCTGTCGCGCTCGCCCGAGATCGCCGCGACGTCGCCGCTGCACTTCAAGCGCATCGCCGCGCGCGCGATGCGGCAAGTCCTGGTCGAAGCTGCCCGCCGCCGAACAGCACGCAAGCGCGGCGGGAGCGATGCTGTCTTCGTCACCTTCGACGACTCACTCGGCGCGCCGGATCGCGGCGCCGATGAACTGCTCGCCCTTGACGCCGCGCTGGATACCCTGGCGGCCATCGAGCCACGCCAGGCGGCGATGGTCGAGAGCCGCTTCTTCGGCGGCCTCGATGTCCGGTCCACCGCCGACCTGCTCGGTGTCTCCGAGGCGACGGTGCTGCGCGACTGGCGCGCCGCTCGCGCGTGGCTCGCGCGCGAACTGCGGACCGCGTGA
- a CDS encoding serine/threonine-protein kinase — translation MDAARWARVQALFHEALSLPAPEREAFLDAQSGGDRSLVDEVTALLQEDAREDLLLDRGVGAIAGEMIGRRDVDPPDAVGPYRIVRLLGEGGMGVVYLARRDDLDTFAAIKFLRDAWLSPARRERFALEQRTLAQLHHPAIAQLYDADTLADGTPWFVMEYVEGRSLTAYCEERHATVTERLQLFRAVCEAVQHAHLHAVIHRDLKPSNILVTSGGAIKLLDFGIAKQLERIDRPVEQTRTAPLLTPAYAAPEQLRAGPIGIHTDVYSLGVILYQLLSGRLPFDLAGRTADEAAAIISDRTAERPSAAATGHNGAPAVPRREWADLDVLCLTAMHRDPARRYRSVEALIRDIDHYLAGEPLDARPDTLGYRATKFVRRRWKSVLVAGVTGLGIVVMATFYTIRLARARTAAVMETARTQRIERFMVNLFQGGDDAVAPSDSLRVVTLLDRGVQQARALDREPAVQAELAQTLGTLYGKLGKLDRADSLLNAALTIEHRLVGDADPAVADDLVALGLLRVDQARYDEAERLVRQGIAIDTRALPAGDPAIARGKAALGKVLEERGNYPAAIPFLEEAARTFAPQDSASADLATTLTDLANTHFFAGHYTVADSLDHRVLAVDRALYGDRHPLVATALTNLGDIQFNLGHYPESESFYRQSLAITQAWYGADHPETASALTALGRALEFESHFPAAVALLQQALVIQEHVYGPVHPHVAAVLNELGGVALQQNHYDEAEGYFKRIVDIYKAVYHGKHYLIGIAESNLASVYLDEQRYADAEPLYRDALALYATTLAPDHVNVGITHIKLGRTLLHERRFALAEQETLAGYRLLSKSMKPGVSFLQAARSDLAKTYDSLGLHDKAVAFRTEHDRIAAADSAAARH, via the coding sequence ATGGATGCGGCGCGATGGGCACGCGTTCAGGCGCTCTTCCACGAAGCGCTGAGTCTCCCCGCGCCGGAGCGTGAGGCGTTTCTCGATGCTCAGTCCGGCGGCGATCGCTCACTCGTCGACGAAGTCACGGCGCTGCTGCAGGAGGATGCCCGCGAAGACCTGCTGCTCGATCGCGGCGTCGGGGCGATCGCCGGCGAAATGATCGGTCGCAGAGATGTTGATCCACCGGACGCCGTGGGACCCTACCGGATCGTCCGCCTCCTCGGCGAAGGCGGGATGGGCGTCGTCTATCTCGCCCGCCGGGACGATCTCGACACCTTCGCGGCGATCAAGTTCCTGCGCGACGCCTGGCTTTCGCCGGCGCGTCGTGAACGATTTGCGCTGGAGCAGCGGACCCTGGCGCAATTGCATCACCCCGCCATCGCCCAGCTGTACGACGCCGACACGCTCGCCGATGGGACGCCGTGGTTCGTGATGGAGTACGTGGAAGGGAGGTCGCTCACGGCGTACTGCGAAGAGCGCCACGCGACGGTGACCGAACGGCTGCAACTCTTCCGTGCCGTCTGTGAAGCGGTCCAGCACGCCCATCTGCACGCGGTCATTCATCGCGACCTCAAGCCGTCGAACATCCTCGTCACCAGCGGCGGCGCGATCAAGCTGCTGGATTTCGGCATCGCCAAGCAGCTCGAACGGATCGACCGGCCGGTCGAGCAGACGCGCACGGCGCCGCTTCTCACCCCGGCCTATGCCGCGCCGGAACAGCTCCGCGCCGGTCCGATCGGCATTCACACCGACGTCTACTCGCTCGGCGTGATTCTCTACCAGCTGCTCTCCGGGCGGCTGCCGTTCGACCTTGCAGGTCGCACCGCGGACGAAGCGGCCGCAATCATCTCCGACCGTACCGCAGAGCGTCCTTCTGCCGCCGCGACCGGTCATAACGGGGCGCCGGCGGTGCCGAGGCGCGAGTGGGCTGATCTCGATGTGCTTTGTCTCACGGCGATGCATCGCGATCCCGCGCGACGTTATCGCTCGGTCGAGGCACTGATCCGCGACATCGATCACTACCTCGCCGGCGAGCCGCTCGACGCGCGTCCCGATACACTCGGCTATCGCGCCACGAAGTTTGTCCGGCGCCGCTGGAAGAGCGTCCTGGTGGCGGGAGTGACCGGACTCGGCATCGTCGTGATGGCGACGTTCTACACCATCCGTCTCGCTCGAGCCCGCACCGCCGCTGTGATGGAAACGGCGCGCACGCAGCGGATCGAGCGGTTCATGGTCAACCTCTTCCAGGGTGGCGATGACGCCGTTGCCCCGTCCGATTCGCTGCGCGTGGTGACATTGCTCGACCGCGGCGTGCAGCAGGCGCGGGCGCTCGATCGTGAGCCCGCGGTGCAGGCCGAGCTGGCGCAAACCCTCGGCACACTCTACGGCAAACTGGGGAAGCTCGATCGCGCCGATTCGCTGCTGAATGCGGCGCTCACCATCGAGCACCGACTGGTCGGCGACGCGGATCCGGCGGTCGCCGATGATCTCGTGGCGCTCGGGCTGCTGCGTGTGGATCAGGCGAGATACGATGAGGCCGAGAGGCTGGTGCGACAGGGGATTGCGATCGATACGCGCGCCCTTCCCGCTGGCGACCCGGCGATCGCGCGCGGCAAGGCCGCCCTCGGAAAGGTGCTCGAGGAACGAGGGAACTATCCCGCCGCGATTCCTTTCCTCGAGGAGGCGGCGAGAACGTTTGCGCCGCAGGACTCGGCATCTGCCGATCTCGCCACGACCCTCACCGACCTTGCCAACACCCACTTCTTTGCCGGGCACTATACCGTCGCGGACTCGCTCGATCATCGCGTCCTTGCGGTTGACCGCGCGCTTTACGGCGACCGCCACCCCCTGGTGGCGACCGCCCTCACCAATCTCGGCGACATCCAGTTCAATCTCGGACATTACCCGGAATCCGAGTCGTTCTACCGGCAGTCGCTCGCGATCACCCAGGCGTGGTATGGCGCGGATCATCCGGAAACCGCATCTGCACTCACTGCGCTCGGCCGTGCCCTGGAATTCGAGAGCCACTTCCCCGCGGCCGTCGCCCTGTTGCAGCAAGCGCTGGTCATTCAGGAGCACGTGTACGGCCCGGTCCATCCGCACGTGGCCGCGGTGCTCAACGAACTCGGTGGTGTGGCGCTGCAGCAGAACCACTACGACGAAGCCGAAGGGTATTTCAAGCGGATCGTCGACATCTACAAGGCGGTGTATCACGGCAAGCATTATCTCATCGGCATCGCCGAGTCGAACCTCGCCAGCGTCTATCTCGACGAACAACGCTACGCCGATGCCGAGCCGCTCTATCGAGACGCTCTGGCACTCTACGCCACGACCCTTGCGCCCGACCACGTCAACGTCGGCATCACCCACATCAAGCTCGGCCGGACCCTCCTCCACGAGCGGCGCTTCGCCCTGGCTGAACAGGAAACGCTGGCGGGGTATCGGCTGCTGTCGAAGTCGATGAAGCCGGGCGTCTCGTTCCTGCAGGCCGCGCGCAGCGATCTCGCCAAGACGTACGATTCGCTCGGCCTGCACGACAAGGCCGTGGCGTTTCGCACCGAACACGATCGCATCGCCGCGGCAGACTCGGCGGCCGCCAGGCATTAG
- a CDS encoding malic enzyme-like NAD(P)-binding protein has translation MPDPNQPVAEPPLSDAMRYRQQHAGLIGVASKVRIADASVLSTVYTPGVAQPCLDITARPVESFAQTMRGNTVAIVSDGSSAFGLGQVGPEAILPVMEGKSVIFKTFAGVDALPICLGTHDISEIVETVIALGPTFGGICLEDIVAPACLTIGEELQRAMNIPVVNNHREAVAVGVLAGVLNALKVVDKQPEAIKVVINGSGAAGIGTAEILLKIGVRNIIVCDRHGSLFPYRPHTMHWAKWELAKKTNPDRIRGNLAEVMRGADLFIGFSVGDVVTPEMVRSMAARPIIFAFAGPPEIDPAAARAAGAAVIATAQSEFANQMDIASVFPGLFRGLLDVRARKVNDAMLIAAAHALAGTVSEDELSHDCIMPSVLDYRVAPAIAQAVAQAAIATDVAKVSADPAAIADRTRAFIRDGRFPIPPATVDESASYAEQSVDLHRRYQGALEIKSKVPITDEHILSLFYLPPGAVEPAAHIARHPDWVHEYTIKRNLVAVVSDGSAVLGLGNIGARAAMPVMEGKSVLFHTFAGVEAFPICIATQDADEIVEIVKRLEPTFGGVNLEDISAPRCFEIEERLKRETSIPIFHDDQHGTAVVVLAGVMNACRLTGRHLKDLRIVVNGAGASAVAVSKLLISVGIGDLILCDTSGTIYRGRTRGMNSMKAAMAEITNGDDVRGTLADAMRGRDLFIGLSVAGAATQEMVRSMNKDPVVFALANPTPEIFPDEARAAGAAICATGRSDLPNQINNSLAFPGIFRGALDTRARNITDPMKVAAAHAIASSVADAELAPEFIIPKAMDYAVAPRVAVAVARVAMETGEARQIVELEVVAGRCREFIYDAQRRATDG, from the coding sequence ATGCCCGACCCCAACCAACCGGTCGCTGAGCCGCCGCTCAGCGATGCCATGCGGTACCGCCAGCAGCACGCCGGCCTGATCGGCGTCGCATCCAAGGTTCGAATCGCCGACGCCAGCGTCCTCAGCACCGTGTACACGCCGGGTGTGGCGCAACCATGTCTCGACATCACGGCCCGCCCGGTCGAATCGTTCGCGCAGACGATGCGCGGCAACACGGTCGCGATCGTCTCCGACGGCTCATCGGCGTTCGGGCTGGGGCAGGTCGGTCCCGAGGCGATTCTCCCGGTGATGGAAGGGAAGAGCGTCATCTTCAAGACGTTCGCCGGCGTCGACGCGCTGCCGATCTGTCTTGGCACCCACGACATCAGCGAGATCGTCGAGACGGTCATCGCACTCGGGCCGACGTTCGGCGGGATCTGCCTCGAGGATATCGTGGCCCCCGCGTGCCTGACGATCGGTGAAGAGTTGCAGCGCGCGATGAACATCCCCGTCGTCAACAATCACCGCGAAGCGGTGGCGGTCGGTGTGCTCGCCGGCGTGCTCAACGCGTTGAAGGTGGTCGACAAGCAGCCCGAAGCGATCAAGGTGGTGATCAACGGGAGCGGTGCAGCCGGAATCGGCACCGCCGAGATCCTGCTCAAGATCGGGGTCCGCAACATCATCGTCTGTGACCGGCACGGTTCGCTCTTCCCGTACCGTCCCCACACGATGCACTGGGCCAAATGGGAACTCGCCAAGAAGACCAATCCCGATCGGATCCGCGGCAACCTCGCGGAGGTGATGCGCGGCGCCGATCTCTTCATCGGCTTCTCGGTCGGTGATGTCGTCACTCCCGAGATGGTGCGCAGCATGGCGGCCCGCCCGATCATCTTCGCCTTTGCGGGGCCGCCGGAAATCGATCCCGCCGCCGCGCGTGCGGCCGGGGCCGCCGTCATCGCCACCGCGCAATCCGAATTCGCCAACCAGATGGACATTGCGTCGGTCTTCCCGGGACTCTTCCGCGGCCTGCTCGACGTGCGTGCACGGAAGGTCAACGACGCGATGCTCATCGCGGCGGCGCATGCGCTCGCCGGCACGGTGTCCGAAGACGAGCTCTCGCACGATTGCATCATGCCGAGCGTCCTCGACTATCGCGTGGCGCCTGCGATTGCCCAGGCGGTGGCCCAGGCGGCGATCGCCACCGACGTGGCCAAGGTGAGCGCCGATCCCGCGGCGATTGCCGACCGGACCCGCGCGTTCATCCGCGACGGCCGGTTCCCGATCCCGCCCGCCACGGTCGATGAATCGGCGTCGTACGCGGAGCAATCGGTGGATCTGCATCGACGATATCAGGGCGCGCTCGAGATCAAGAGCAAGGTGCCGATCACCGACGAACACATCCTGTCGCTCTTCTACCTGCCGCCCGGCGCGGTCGAACCCGCGGCGCACATCGCTCGCCATCCCGACTGGGTCCACGAATACACCATCAAGCGGAATCTTGTCGCCGTCGTGTCGGACGGTTCCGCAGTGCTCGGCCTCGGCAACATCGGCGCGCGCGCCGCGATGCCGGTGATGGAGGGAAAGTCGGTGCTGTTCCACACCTTTGCCGGCGTGGAGGCGTTTCCGATCTGCATCGCCACGCAGGACGCCGATGAAATCGTCGAGATCGTCAAGCGTCTCGAGCCGACGTTCGGCGGCGTCAATCTCGAAGACATATCCGCCCCGCGCTGTTTCGAGATCGAGGAACGGCTCAAGCGCGAGACCAGCATTCCGATCTTCCACGACGATCAGCACGGCACCGCGGTGGTGGTGCTGGCGGGGGTGATGAACGCCTGCCGGCTGACCGGCCGCCACCTCAAGGATCTCCGCATCGTCGTCAACGGCGCGGGAGCGAGCGCGGTCGCCGTGAGCAAGCTGCTGATCAGCGTCGGGATCGGTGACCTGATTCTCTGCGACACATCGGGAACGATCTACCGCGGCCGGACTCGCGGCATGAATTCGATGAAGGCGGCGATGGCGGAGATCACCAACGGCGATGACGTGCGTGGCACCCTCGCCGATGCGATGCGCGGGCGCGATCTCTTCATCGGGCTCTCGGTGGCGGGTGCTGCGACGCAGGAGATGGTGCGGTCGATGAACAAGGATCCCGTCGTCTTCGCCCTGGCCAATCCGACGCCGGAGATCTTTCCCGACGAAGCGCGTGCGGCGGGCGCCGCGATCTGCGCCACCGGCCGCAGCGACCTCCCCAACCAGATCAACAATTCACTGGCGTTCCCCGGAATCTTCCGCGGCGCCCTCGACACCCGGGCGCGCAACATCACCGATCCAATGAAGGTCGCCGCCGCGCACGCCATCGCGTCGAGCGTCGCGGATGCGGAACTCGCACCGGAGTTCATCATTCCCAAGGCGATGGACTACGCCGTGGCGCCGCGCGTCGCCGTGGCAGTGGCGAGGGTCGCGATGGAGACCGGTGAGGCACGGCAGATCGTCGAGCTCGAAGTGGTCGCCGGGCGGTGTCGCGAGTTCATCTACGATGCCCAGCGGCGCGCGACCGACGGCTAG
- a CDS encoding DUF58 domain-containing protein: MIIPSRRWYVVAAGLSVLALLALIDSRLAAVVLCADIAWVVALLVDWWRIASIDLREYPVRREAPPAFSAGRPLPVRYHWGNPWPHPVTLRVREPLPVMLRAATARERTVHLGVNRDTIDDQEIMPLRRGKATTGSLHLRVRGPWGLAWRQGRRELPWEVTVYPALRTAALRALPTQLQRRREAGWRNLRRLGEGRVFESLTEWVPGDETRSIDWKATARRGKLMTRQYEEERRQQVMIVIDAGRMLTAESGGRSRLDAAIDAALELAHSALRHDDNVGLLVFADAILAYVPPQRGRRVMRLLLDALAAIDGRLVEPDYPAAFAYLAARNRKRALTVIFTDVIDRTASDALLAQASSLRPRHLPLAVTLRDPALEAMATARPATTTAAFDRAAAEELLAAREAALSDLRSRGVMVLDVLPDGAARAVVDQYERLKRKALV, from the coding sequence ATGATCATCCCGTCGCGGCGCTGGTACGTCGTGGCCGCGGGCCTCTCGGTTCTCGCGCTGCTGGCGTTGATCGACTCCCGCCTCGCCGCGGTGGTGCTCTGTGCTGACATCGCATGGGTGGTGGCGCTCCTGGTCGACTGGTGGCGGATCGCGTCGATCGATCTGCGCGAGTATCCGGTGCGCCGCGAAGCACCGCCGGCGTTCTCCGCGGGCCGCCCGCTCCCCGTCCGATATCACTGGGGGAATCCCTGGCCGCATCCGGTGACGCTGCGAGTGCGCGAACCGCTGCCGGTGATGCTGCGCGCGGCGACCGCCCGCGAACGAACAGTGCACCTCGGCGTCAACCGCGACACCATCGATGACCAGGAGATCATGCCGCTCCGGCGCGGCAAGGCGACCACCGGATCGTTGCACCTTCGCGTGCGCGGCCCGTGGGGACTCGCGTGGCGGCAAGGGAGGCGCGAACTACCGTGGGAAGTCACGGTCTATCCCGCCCTGCGAACCGCGGCGTTGCGGGCGTTGCCAACCCAGCTGCAACGGCGCCGCGAGGCGGGGTGGCGCAATCTGCGGCGCCTCGGCGAGGGCCGCGTCTTCGAAAGCCTGACCGAATGGGTGCCCGGCGACGAGACGCGCTCGATCGACTGGAAGGCGACGGCGCGCCGCGGCAAACTGATGACGCGGCAATACGAGGAGGAACGCCGCCAGCAGGTGATGATCGTGATCGACGCGGGGAGAATGCTCACGGCGGAAAGCGGCGGCCGGTCGCGCCTTGACGCGGCAATCGACGCGGCGCTTGAGCTGGCCCACAGCGCGCTGCGTCACGACGACAATGTGGGGTTGCTGGTGTTCGCGGATGCGATCCTCGCCTACGTCCCTCCTCAACGCGGCCGCCGGGTGATGCGCCTCCTCCTCGATGCGCTTGCGGCGATCGACGGCCGGCTGGTCGAACCCGACTATCCGGCGGCGTTCGCGTATCTCGCGGCGCGCAACAGGAAACGCGCGCTGACGGTGATCTTCACCGACGTAATCGATCGCACCGCGAGCGATGCACTGCTTGCCCAGGCGTCGTCGCTGCGGCCGCGACACCTGCCGCTGGCCGTGACGCTCCGAGATCCGGCGCTCGAGGCGATGGCAACGGCGCGCCCGGCAACGACGACCGCAGCGTTTGACCGGGCGGCGGCGGAAGAGCTCCTCGCGGCCCGGGAGGCGGCGCTCAGCGACCTGCGGTCGCGCGGCGTGATGGTGCTCGACGTCCTCCCGGACGGAGCGGCGCGCGCGGTGGTCGATCAGTATGAACGGCTGAAGCGCAAAGCGCTGGTGTAG